ATAGCATACAACAATCACGTATGAAGATCCAATCCTAAATATTTTGTACATAGAAAAACTTAAAAGGTCAAAACAAAGATGCATGACTGTAGATTATATTACATGTCCAAAAAACAGGTAACTGGATACCAGCATACACCATGACTGAGCATACGTGGTGCCAACAATGTTCCTAAGGGCAAGATATACCATACTAAAAATCAAGACACAGCTACACAGTAATACAGAAGTTTAAAACAAAACTTTTAGGTTTTACAATATGGAAGCTTACATATTCTTTAAAttatacaaaacacacacatatatcttaatgttgcaaaaaaaaaaaaaaatggctcatTGGGGTGGACAGATGTCCTTTGGATTATACCAAGGACTAGACTGTTCAATACAAGACACTCAAGAGTTCATTATTATCCAAACTTATGGAAACCTTAGATGTTTACCCCTTTTTATTCCTTACAGACCCAAGGATGACTAAATACCCATATACAGGCAAGGTTTTAATGgtttaaataatatttaaaaaaaaaaaaaagccttgaaCTTTCTGGTGCATGAACATCCTGAGATGCACCAAAATTAATAATAGGCATGTGCCGCTTTATAACCTTGGTAGATGCGTGCCCTTAAGTTTTATAACATGCCAGTAAAATGTTTGGTCACGTATACTGGTCATTAGAATTGTATATGGGGATTATCACTTGtattaaaaatggaaattaaGAGGTCATCCTTAAAACCTCATAAATAGAAGCTTATGGCATAATAACATTTGGGGGGGGGTggaaggtataaaaaaaaaaaaaaaaacatcctccCTCTGTTCTACCCATCCCCAACACATTTATCCTTAAGACAAGCCTGAAAGCATGACCATTATAACAAGGTAGTCTCCAGTGACCTCTTGTGAAAGTCTAACAGTGGGACAGAAGGAAGAACGTCCTAGTTCTCTTCCCAAATCTTGTAATCCAGTTTCTTTTATCTGCCTTGGTCATAGTCGCTAACCATCCGCTTGATGTGGTTCAGTTTGGCTTTGAGCTCCTTGCAACGTTTCCTCTTGTTCTTGTAACCGGAAGACTGAAAAAAGAAGAACATTTATTTTACAAACAGCAGCAAAAATAAAAATCGAAGTATTTTTTCTGTAATATTAGAACACAATCTAGCTGTAGCCTCATACCGGTCAGACCTCTGCTCCCTATAAACTGATTACATATGCCACAATCAGAGTCAGAAATAAAACCTATGATAGCGGCGCCATTGAATGGGTTGATTTGtggattcattatgccttctcagATGGTCTTTAGGCGGGGAAGGCACATGAATCTTCTCCTCCCCACCAGTTTTTGGACTACCCCAACTCACACACACCACTTTGGGGGATGTCAGAGTGGGCATGGACGCCTGGCCTTCCACATTTACTATACTTCTATAGTAGTACAAAACTCCACCAGTGTCGATCTGGCCTACAGGTCAGAACTAGTGGAGTTTGTAACTGTAcccatcaagaggcagaagcctcttagtGAAGATGGGCACCAGTCCGCCTACAGGGGCAATGTTATGACTGGAGTATTAAGTGCCAGTCTTAAGAGTAACTTGCTGACCAGTGGGGGGctcagtgccgagacccccacagatcgcggacccctcgtcgctccgtcagactaatagaGAAGACgcccgtgcatgaccgttctgctccattaatctctatggagctgacggagatcggtgagcgtggcgcttggcaatttccgCCAGCTCCAATGGTCCagcggacccctcattttcgcaaTCTGTGGTGGTCTCTGTTTttgagacccccaatgatcagtaagttaggccctattccgtggatagggcgcaactttagtgggaaaacccctttaatgaataccCCACAGCTAATCAGCAGGGGTGCCTAGGGTCACTTAACTACTATTGACCTATTTGTCATGAATAGTTCAGGAatttggaaaaaccctttaactaACCATCCTTTTGTTATGACTAAAACATATGGCTATAATGCATTCTTACCGATTTAATATCCTTTAGACGGTTATATTCATCAGCAACAGCCTAAAAGGAATATGGAGATAAAAATCATGAGGGCTGAAGAACTTACACCAGGATACATAGCAGGTACTCAAATTCATTCATTTTTAATTCTTCCAGTGCGACCAATAACATGTAAAAAACTCATTCGTTCAACAGCAGTAAAAGATCAAGAAGTTGAAATAAAGTTGTAGTCCTTGAAAAGTAAACTTCTCCTTCTCCTTATAAACTGACCTTGTATGACTGGCTTCCTTCTGGGTGTTCATCCAGCTCCCTATCCAGCTGATCAAGGGATTTCGAGACATCCTCTAGCTCGGCTTGTAACCCCTTGTATTCCTGCAGGTCAGCATCAAATTCTCTCTTGTAGTCTTGTCTCTGCTGGTCTGATGTGATGGGAGGGTATTCACTGTATGACGAGAAAGGTTTATTTGCCAAAACCCAAAACAATATTGTAAAAATGGCCATAAAATGATTTTATACAGGCTTAACTGGCCCTGTTTTGCCTCCAGGGGTGGGGAGCCAGCACTGCAAGATGTAGAGGTCCTGATATCATAGCACAAGCTCTAACACTGAAGcctaggaggcagagcagtgctgGCCATCTATATAGTCACAGCCATGCTGGAATAAGGAAGTTTTGCGTATTGATTGTTACCTTTCCCAGTCATCCTCATCGTCCAGTTCTTCAGCAGACTCCCCTCCGGTGGTGTAGTCAGTATCATAGTCATTGGGAGATCGCCTGGGTCTTCCTGGACGTTTTTTGTATGGAACCTTCTTGCTGGCTTCAGAGCTGCTGCTGTATACATTTGGTGAAAAGCCAGACTCATTCTTCACTGGGTAATCATCCTCCACTATCCTGAAGACAGaaacatttatagaaaaaaattaaatcatacaaaacaaagaaaaaaacaacaacaaatattacaggacatctaccaccaggatgtaggattgtaaaccaaacacactgatatTCTGGTGaatgccccctctagcaggatccgctcttctttcagcttcttaggTCCTCGtttaaagctttaaaaattatgcaaatgagtctaagggcCTCCGGGCATTATGGCTGTTAAAGAAgcttgaagcccctcaggctcatttgcataactgttAAAGTCTTTACGTAAAAGCAATAAGACTCTAAAAGAAGAACAAATCTCCTCATGTACATATGCTTGGTTTATAATTTTTGATTCCAATGGTAGACTTTCTTTACATAAGTTGTACCAACTTTACAAGTTATCCCCTTTCCccaggggataacaagctgataggcgagggtccgactgctggaaTTCCCACAATCATGAGAATAGGACCCGCAGCAATGCGAGGAAATGGTTGTCTATGATAACCCTCTGTGCCTTCATTTGGAGAGAAGTCAGATGCACAGTTGTTAGAGTATACAATGCAGAAACTAAACTCACGGCTGAGTCCTGAAGCTGTGCTCAGAATAAGCCTGAAGTCcattcacacttctgtgctccaTTACTGATCCATTGACCTTCTCGTTGTATTCTGACATGGCTGGTATCTGCTCAGGATCTGTTGCCACATTCTTTACCTGTCATCAGGGGAAACAGTAAAGAGAGGAATATAGTCAGGTTTTGTAGATATAAGGCCCATCCCTGGAACCTACACCTGTATCCAGACCCTGGCCAGCGGATGCTTATCCTATGACAGGTGTGAGAAGAGAGCTAGACACACAAGCTTGGCTGTCCAGGGATGGGGTAAAGTGAGCGCATGTACATGTACAGCAAAGTATCTTTAGTCCAGGATCCAATAATCTAGAAAATCTGACCCCATTTCTCCAACAGAACTATAAATATTAGACTGGACTTCACAAAACCTGGAACTGGTTGGGCATAACCTATTAATCTAGTAAAATAAAGGACAGCTAGATTTTATATTGGACTGTCCTTCGCTAGGATCTATAGAATTTACTGCCTTCAATTGAAAGTCCATTAAAGTTCACAGGAAGGATCTAGATTTGTACAATTCAGGACGATTGAAACTGGAATTACAATGCAAGAATACACAATAAACACAGCTGAAAACACACACTTTGTATCGGGATGTACAAAAGCAAGAAAAACTAGTCTCAGCCGCACCGCGTCATAAAATGTGTAACTGAAGCAAAGTGGCACAAAGGCACGTAGGACATAACAGAGCAGTAATAGTAACAATCACTATGGCTTTTAGTAGAGGTCTGccatgattgggggggggggggggatataaaaGTATTAGAATTAGTATGAAATACAGGAGCTTTTTAGCTTCTAAAGGGCAAAGCACCAAGTTGCAAACTAAATTAATATAAAATTCTAAAAAGATAAACTATTAAAGTGTCATGCCTGAAATCACCCTATTCACATCAAATGTAAAAAATTGGCCTGCGGTTAACCACGAATGTGGTTACCAATTTTAGGTGTGGATCATCAAAATCGAAAAAGGTCGAAAATCAAAAGATATGGCCTTTACACACAAACGTGAGCAGCCAGAGTATACGTGCTGTGTATATGCCGGCTGAACACCCACGCCAGAACCGTATTAACTATTAGAGTGCCTGTTGCGCGTATACATGGGCTACACATGCTGATGTGTAACCGGCTGTAGAGTTTCTATTTAATCAGTAGCTAATCACTCCGCTTTATAAACATCCTCTTAAAATTCCTTGTAGGAAGAAGGCAGCTTAGATTGGTTAATCCTTGAAGTGATAAGAATTCACTTTTCTATCACTTGGCAACAGCCTCAAAGCAAAAACACAAGTGTATCTCCAGGTTTCTGGAAACCTCATCTTATACCTGGAAAGAGACAACACCCAGAGACATCCGAGCAGTTTCTCTTCCCGCCCACGGCTGCATTCTTCATATGGTACTGGATATATTGTAACTTACAACACACAAACTATTCTAACTAGAGACGTGAAACAGAGAAAAATGCAACATATAGGAAAAGATACAAAGAATGGATCGGCACCAACTCCATAAATTGTAATAGGAGCTCAGATTACTGTGCATATCACATGTCCCGGTTTTTATTACACCAGGTTTCACAGGCCTACACCACGCCGGACGCCTCTACTATCATGTTCCGAATTGTCAGAGAACATAGACAAAATTTTTAGTCACGTTGTGGATGTGACAACATTTTTAAACATTCCTCAATTAGtccaaataaagtataaaaagatAATAATCCTGGAAATATTTCCAGATGCTTTACATTGATGGTGCTGCTCACAAAAATAAGTGGAATATCTCCTACTGTAGGTTTTAATGAAACGTGCATTGTGATAAACATGAGGACCCCACACAGACAACCCCCTGCAGTGAACGGATAGATCGTCAGCTTTTCAACTACCAACCCCCTTCCACCCGAAATCCACAGATTCTCTTGGACAAGCCTCACATAGCAAAAGGATCTGACACATTTTTGTTGCCAAGTAGTAAATAGGCAAAACTGGCGTCAGTGTATCTTATATACAGCGCTGCTATCAATTAATTCTCTCCCGTGCCTCCCCCATAATCTGAAATGCTCTACCAAAAACATCTTAGACTGCCCTcacccccaccttccaaaccatCAAACAtaacctaaaaaaaaatacagatttaGGATTACCTACAACACAAAATAACTTTCCTCCCACACCTTGTATCTCCATATattccccccatatagattgtaagcCCTCATGGCACAGTCCTCTTTCCACTTATTATAGATCTCTGTCGTTTTAGTATTTTTTCTTCATATcgcaatgtatgtgaaccccttattgactGTACAGCACCGTGGAATTAATGCCGCTCTATAAATACTGATTTATGACTGATGAAGGTCAGGGCTCTCTTTCTGCATTCTCACTGGCAGCCATCATCACAAGTTACATTGAGTCTACTGTAAATGGGGTTTATGGACATTGCCATATGTAATTTTAtagatttattcatttatttaaaaagacgaggtctacattttttttccccctatatAAACCATTTGCTTAACCAAATCTTGAAAGAAGAAGTAGGTCACCAGGATCTGTGGTTTTTATGCTGTAAATGTCTCCCAATGGAAGTTTACAAATTCTTGAGACACAAAAAGGAGAAAACACAGATACAACGCTGTAGTCTTCAGCGTGAAGCCAGAACAAACAAGCTGACAATGTAATGAAACTCCAGTCCCCGCCCAGAAACTGCAGCCTCTCATTACAAACACCTCTCTGTCATGCGACATCACGGTACATGACTATGCGCTTATCCGGCAGCATCTCCACATGGGGAATGTTAGCCTGCAGGCAGATACAGTCCCACCACCATAGCCAGGACTAGTGAAACTGCAGAGGCCCCTCCCACTTGTATAAACATGAAATGTGATCATCCGGCTAAAGCGATGGTGAATGGGCCATATACACGCTTCTATACACCACAGACACAGAGACAACTGATAAACCAAATAGATGACCAATTATGCTAATTTTCACCTTTATTATAATATCTAAAATAAACGATCTGTAAAATCCCACGGACAGGTAATGTAGCCCCAAGGGAAGTCAACCACTACTTAATGTGTCCATTCTGGCACATCACACAAAGTAAACAACAATGAAATCAAGACAATCACATCCTTTTGGGTACATGGAATTGCAGTGGTATTAAAAGGGTTTCTAAGGCTTAATAAAACAGATACCATAGAATAGGTCTAAAATATCAGATTAGAGCATTTGACAAAATTAGTATATTTGGCCGAGATTAGTCACTTTTTAGAGTCTGGAATGCGAGTGTCACTTCCGGTACTCCTTTGTTCCATTTAGCGATGAGTAGACTCAAACTTTACGCTCCTGGACATATTACCAGATCAGTGGCcttgcagccaatccggcaaattgatgcccctagctactagccatagctGTGGTCAGAGGGACAACAATGGCCAAACAAAGGCTTGTGGCTACAGAATTGTAGATAAAAAGACAAACTGGATGTTTatttgcagctcacatttccaactatgtctttacctGCCTGCATCTATAAACAAGCCTGATGCGAGCTATAAGATGACATTATTATctctaatatgacaccaaaagcgcATTTCTAGGTATTACAGAACCAAAAAAACCAAAGTGCGTCTGAAGTGACTATCCCTCTGCAGCCTCCAAAATCAACTCGAATCAACGCGAATGTGACTCCTCTCTGCTCAGTCTGACATGACTTTGGAAGGATTTATGGGCGAAATTTCACATGGGCGAAATTTGATTGCTCACTAAAGAAGGGTTCGGTAaatgtgcatatgaaactggtgggttcggtacctcaaacaaggttaagaaccactAAAACTAGGAGACAAGTAAAATGTGTTGTATTGTACTTGGCAAAGATTTCAGTACAAATATTGCAACAAATACAGAACATAAAAACGTTATCTATAAAGAATTTCACTTTTTCTAAATAACCCTTCACATTCAGCACAGCAGCCTGGATGTGTCTACTCTCACTAACCATTGCTATAAAAATACTAAGCCACTATAATAAACACACCAACAAATGACAACTACCTATCCACATGGAAAGACTGGTAGAACTGGCAGCAGTATTTACACTGGCACCTACGGCACAACCACAAGGAACTTTATGTTCCCATTGGACAGATTTATTATTGATCAGTTATTATAAACCTTGCAGTTTGCAGTGCAAAATGGCTATTCCCATCTCAGATATCTGATATATCCAAACCAGAGGTTATAAATATCCAATAGGTACAATCCCTGATAACCTCCCTGCCTGGAAGGGCCTTTACAAACTTTTTATATAAACCTTTCTACTCTTTGCCCAAATTGTAAAAACTTCACAATATATCTGATTATATATGTGACAATGGCTAAAAATTGAGAAGCTTTGTGTTGTTAACCAGACCGACATTGATTCCATTTTTCTGTTCCTATGTCAAAAAACAGAAACTAGAATGCCTGATGCCAGACGTGAACACAACGATACACACTTCTCACAGATGCTCCATAACATCCGGCCTCAAGCACAGCCCGGTGCTTACCCATTCCTCCACGTTCGGATCTCCTTGTTCTTCATGAATTGTTTTCTTCCATATAATGTTGGCTTTTCCATAGTCGTTGATCTTCCTCCTTGTTTTCACAGAGAAGAATATGATAATGGCAAATGCCACAACAATCAGGAAACCCAGGACAATGGCGATAGCCTAGAAGAAGGCAGACATTTAGATTTACAGGGTCAGAATGGACAGGCTGCATTGTTAGGTGCAGAACATGTAAAAgatgtgaggagctgtatgtactCTGCTTCATCTCCATGCTTAAAATACATTTCCCCTTCTCTCTCTGAACAATTCACAGTTATTGTTATTGTCTATAGAAAGAATGATGGCGGTGGTCGCACAATTTACTGACATTAGCTCTTGTTTAGCTTTCCCCAGCTTTATTCATAGACCGAGCAAAATATGTATCCAATACAGCAAAGAATATACCCAAGTGGGTCTTGGGCAAGGTACAGATGAGAGGCTGGGGTCCAAGGTAGAGTAAAATATGAACAGCTATACAATTTATTCCGAAAATCATCAGCGTGAGCATCCGTGTACACGAAAATGTGAGACGCAACTAAAAGACCCACGTGTCTTCAGAGTATGAGGTGCGCTTACATGCAGATCTGCCCAAGACACAGACTTAGGCAGGAATAGAACTCGATGAGTTTTGGGGCTCAGTCAGTCATGGTACATATAGGGCTGTGGTAACTATGGTTATGTGCGGGAGCTCATTGAAAAACTATTTCATGGGATAGTACAAAGAGTCAAAAAGAAAATTTGTGTGCATGGAAATCGGCATCAAATACGCACGGTTTTGCCTGCTTTTTTTTCCTACTTTATCAAATGTCATTTCAAGCAAAAGTCTACATCAAAGCTGCATCATTACGCAGACTTTTATTCTTCCATAAGCTACaatgtgcaaaaaaataaacatgcaaAAATCCACAAGGGCGCAAAATAAAAGCgacatgatcattattttattttaaggcTTTAACTGACAAAAATCACTTTCACTTCAATGCTACCGTATTATGCTGAGGATTTTCCACCACAAAATCCACACGCAATCTGCAACGTGTGTAGATACCCTAAGGGAAATGATTTAAGAAATTGTTCAACCCAGTTAAATTTTAGCAGGAGTTTCTTTGAGGGCCTAAAACTTACACGAGAAGTAATTTCACAACCATTGACTGTACACAGTGCTTTTATCTCAACGCTGGTGACATATGATCCTCAATGTTGCTTAGAAATGGTACAGAGAATACCAGGGCACCCACTGCACTCATACAAGATACTTACTAAACACGACAACAGATTCTTAAAGATCCGGTCAGTAATTACATCAATGTATAATTAGAGAATATCCGGGAAAAGCAGAACAATTTTAAGATCTTACATTGTAATCAGCAAAGTGCTGAAAGAAATGGGAAGCTATAGAAACAGAGCCTCCTGTAAATACAGCCTCTTCCGTGTCCAGCCTAATAGCAAATTATTCCTCAACAGATCTTATCTGCAGAACAAAGTGAGCATTTATAGACATGTTGTGGCTTTATAAATCAGAGGTTCGCCTGCAGATATTATGCTTTGTGGGTCTTCAGCAGAGATTCCTGTAGGTGTGCACCCCAATGAGAATTCATTATATATCCATAGGTATAACTACAGTtctaaagtacatctaccatgaAAACATATTTTAGCTCTATTATGGTTATTGATAAGACACGGGTACTTACCTCTTGTGGTTCCACAACACAGTAGTGGTAGAGATACTGATTGACAAACACCCCAGTAGTGACAGGAGAATAGAACTGGTTGCACAATGATAGAATTTGATTGTAGAAGGACGATCCAGATGCTTGGGCTACAGGATTTACTCCCATGATATAGACGATTGTAGCAATGAAGACCAATCCACCAATGATTCCACTGGCAATGATGACAAGCAGGTAGAATCTTCTAGTGGTGGACATTTGTGCCCTTGTTACAAGCATAACAAAAATGACCATCCCACAGATGAAGCAAAAGGCAGCCATGGCCAAAATGAATCCTTTGGCAGCGCGAGGATCTGTGTAGGCTCCTCCATAAGCAAAGCCAAGGCCTGGCGAAGCTCCTCCAAAACCATAGCCACTGTATCCACCAGCATAGCTACCAGAGTAACCAGAATATCCTCCAAAGCCATATCCCATAGACTGTCCAGTGATGTCCAAATCCCATGGCAATGTGGAAGCTACACATGCAAAGATTCCCACACACATGACAACAATGAGGATGGACATTATCTTGATGATTCCCGGTGGAGAGCTCCACTTG
The DNA window shown above is from Engystomops pustulosus chromosome 1, aEngPut4.maternal, whole genome shotgun sequence and carries:
- the OCLN gene encoding occludin, which produces MSSRPFESPPPYRPDEYKPSVYAPSQDMYGGKLPSQPAYSYYPEDEIQHFYKWSSPPGIIKIMSILIVVMCVGIFACVASTLPWDLDITGQSMGYGFGGYSGYSGSYAGGYSGYGFGGASPGLGFAYGGAYTDPRAAKGFILAMAAFCFICGMVIFVMLVTRAQMSTTRRFYLLVIIASGIIGGLVFIATIVYIMGVNPVAQASGSSFYNQILSLCNQFYSPVTTGVFVNQYLYHYCVVEPQEAIAIVLGFLIVVAFAIIIFFSVKTRRKINDYGKANIIWKKTIHEEQGDPNVEEWVKNVATDPEQIPAMSEYNEKVNGSVMEHRSVNGLQAYSEHSFRTQPIVEDDYPVKNESGFSPNVYSSSSEASKKVPYKKRPGRPRRSPNDYDTDYTTGGESAEELDDEDDWESEYPPITSDQQRQDYKREFDADLQEYKGLQAELEDVSKSLDQLDRELDEHPEGSQSYKAVADEYNRLKDIKSSSGYKNKRKRCKELKAKLNHIKRMVSDYDQGR